The following coding sequences are from one Nitrosopumilaceae archaeon window:
- a CDS encoding tetratricopeptide repeat protein, which yields MESNHILSLPIVKEENICLPLVIIAVSKYWGIDLPFSEAKEIAKKYPNMKGSIMMEGIELAERHGLASLILNSTIKELKKLIDMGIPPIVILPGIRDTVQHASLILGYDDIEKTILHYFPEPDKVGAIPEKKFDEQWSEDDKLLLVLVPTDILSEINLENKKEKSNRLCFNAEKLRLQGKFTDAITTLQKAFEINQSNSTAYCLLGGILNDQNSPDAVQYYQKSIALNPRCYLAYRGLGNFYLKSKDYSNAEKYYTKAIEINQNRFAPIYKNRGLVRLEQNKKTEAKDDFEKYLEQMPNASDRTGILEVLKEL from the coding sequence ATGGAATCTAACCACATTCTCTCACTACCAATTGTAAAAGAGGAAAACATTTGTTTACCTCTTGTAATTATTGCAGTATCCAAATATTGGGGAATAGATCTCCCTTTTTCTGAAGCTAAAGAGATTGCAAAAAAATATCCTAACATGAAAGGAAGCATAATGATGGAAGGAATTGAGCTTGCAGAACGACATGGACTTGCTAGTTTGATCTTAAATTCTACTATTAAAGAATTGAAAAAATTAATTGATATGGGAATTCCACCCATAGTTATCCTTCCAGGAATACGTGATACCGTACAGCACGCATCTCTTATTTTAGGATATGATGATATAGAGAAAACAATCTTACATTATTTTCCTGAACCTGATAAGGTTGGTGCAATACCAGAAAAAAAATTTGATGAACAATGGTCTGAGGATGATAAACTCTTACTTGTTTTAGTTCCAACAGATATACTTTCAGAAATAAATTTAGAAAATAAAAAAGAAAAATCAAATAGATTATGTTTTAATGCTGAAAAATTGCGCTTACAAGGAAAATTTACAGATGCTATAACTACATTACAAAAGGCATTTGAAATAAATCAATCCAACTCTACTGCATATTGTTTGCTTGGTGGAATACTAAATGATCAAAATTCTCCTGACGCTGTTCAATATTATCAAAAAAGTATTGCATTAAATCCTAGGTGTTATCTTGCATATCGAGGTCTTGGAAATTTTTATTTAAAATCAAAGGACTATTCAAATGCAGAAAAATACTATACAAAGGCAATTGAAATAAATCAAAATAGATTTGCTCCAATTTATAAAAATCGTGGTTTAGTAAGACTAGAACAGAATAAAAAAACTGAAGCTAAAGATGACTTTGAAAAATACTTGGAACAAATGCCAAATGCCTCTGACAGAACCGGGATCTTAGAGGTTTTAAAAGAATTATAG
- a CDS encoding HIT family protein — protein sequence MDCIFCKIVEGKIPSRKITETEKSLAFLDAFPLTIGHTLVIPKKHYTKIEEMTKEDNSDLFEVVRILTGKIERLAPSSLIAIHNGKESGQEVPHVHVHIIPRNTDDSVGPIHSMFSKKPKLTNDEFDNITEKLAK from the coding sequence ATGGATTGCATTTTTTGTAAGATAGTGGAGGGGAAGATTCCATCAAGGAAAATAACTGAAACTGAGAAATCACTGGCATTTTTAGATGCATTTCCATTAACAATAGGACATACACTAGTTATTCCAAAGAAACACTATACCAAAATTGAGGAAATGACCAAAGAAGACAACTCGGATCTATTTGAGGTTGTAAGAATTTTAACAGGAAAAATAGAACGCTTAGCACCATCTTCTCTTATAGCCATTCATAATGGTAAAGAAAGTGGACAAGAGGTTCCTCATGTTCATGTGCATATTATTCCACGTAATACTGATGATTCTGTAGGACCAATTCATAGTATGTTTAGCAAAAAACCAAAACTTACAAATGACGAATTTGACAATATTACAGAAAAACTTGCTAAATAA